The sequence CGGTCTTCGCCTGGCTACTGCCGGGCGAGGCGTCCGCGGCCACGCCCGAGGAGCGGGCCGCGGCCTTCCGCGGAGTGATCCGGGTCTTCACGGGAATCACGCTCGGCAGCGCCGTTTTCGTGTGGCTCGTGGTGCCCGACAGCACCCCCGGGAGCGGTGTCGGCGACCAGCCGAAGCTGTCGCTCGAGGGGGTGCGGGCCGCCTGCCGCATGCCGGTCGTGTGGCTGCAGGCCGTCATCATCATCTGCGCCTACACGGGGTACAAGGCGACGGACGACTTCTCGCTCCTGTCGCGGGACACGCTCGGGTTCGACGACGTCCAGGCCTCCGGGATCGGCACGCTCGCGTTCTGGATTCGCGCCGCGGCGGCCATCGCCGCGGGCTTTCTCGGAGACCGGATCGACGCCTCCCGCGTCATCGTGTGGGGCTTCGTGATCCTCATCGGCGGCTGTCTGCTCATCGCGTCCGGCGTCCTCGTACCCGGACCGGCCTGGATGCTCATCGCCACCATCGTCACCGCCAGCGTCGGGATCTACGCGCTCCGCGGCGTCTATTTCGCCCTCCTGGCCGAGGGCCACGTGCCCCTCGCCTACACCGGGAGCGCGGCGGGCCTCGTCTCCGTCCTCGGCTTCACCCCCGACGTCTTCATGGGACCGCTGATGGGCGTCCTGCTCGACAACTCACCGGGCCTCCCCGGACACCAGCACGTGTTCGCCGCCGTCGCCGGCTTCGGCGCCATCGGCCTCCTCGCCGCGCTCGCCTTCCGCCGCGTCACCCGCGCCTCTACCTAACGGGACGACGAGACGCCCTGAAGGAGACCGCCTCGCGACCACGGTGCCTTGACAATAATATGACCAGTCATAAATACTGGTCACCATGCAAACGATCAACGCATCCGATTTCAAGGCCCGCTGCCTCGCGATCCTCGACCGTGTCAGCGAAACGGGGGAACGCCTCGTCATCCTCAAGCGCGGCAGGCCCGTGGCCGAGTTGTGGCCTCCGAGTCGAGCCCGGGCCGAACACCCGCAAATGGAATTGAAGGGAACCGTAACTGTCGTCGGCGACATCGTAGAGCCGGCCGTTCCGGAAGATCACTGGGAGAGCCTCGGTCATGACGGCGCTGCTTGATACGCACGTCCTGATCTGGTGGCTGAACGACAGTTCGAGACTATCCCGGCGGCAGCGGCGGGTCGTCAGGTCCGCGCACGCCGAGTCGCCGTTGCTGGTATCGGACATCTCACTGTGGGAAGTGGCGATGCTCCACGATCTTGGCCGAATCCAGCTCGCAATCCCGTTGCGCGAGTGGCTGGAGAAGGCGGTGGCCCCGCCCCTGGTCAGGCGACAGGGGATCTCTCCCGCCATTGCGGCGGAACTCTCGGCCCTTCCCGCTTCGTTCCACAGGGACCCCGCGGATCGGATCCTCGTTGCGACAGCACGAGTATTGGGCGCCACGCTGCTGACGCACGACCGCAGGATCGTCGACGCCGACCTGGTGGAGACCGTCTCATGATCAGGGCACGAGGGCTGTCTCCCGCTTCCTGAGGACGAACAGCCCCTCGCGCATGCTCGACACGATGATGTTTCCGGACGGGAAGAACGGGTAGTTGCTCCACGATCCCGCGAACCCCGGCGCGTCCGGACTCCCCGGCACCGTGTCGAAGAAGCCGGCGGGGACGGGGTTCTCCGGGTCGGAGATGTCGAAGATCCGGAGCCCGCTCACGTAGTTCGACTGGTACATGAGGTCGCCGCGGATATAGAGGTTGTGGTCCGACGCCGCGTTGTCCTGCACGAATTCACGCACAAGCACCGGATCGTCCAGATCCGCCACGTCCCACACGAGCGTCCGGGTCCCGGCCGTCCCGCCCGACAACTCGTCGAGTTCGTCGTTCAGGTAGAAGTAGCGCTGGTCCTCCGACAGCCACCCCTGATGGGAGTAGGCCACGTTCGGATAGGCGGCATTCGAGATCGGCGTCGGGTTGTCCTTGTCGGTCACATCTCCGATGCCGAGCTTGGTCGCGCTCGCGTTGAAGCACACCTCCTTGCCCGCGTGATCCTCGTCGGGACCCTCGTAGATGACGCACTGCGCGTCGTGGGTGTAGCCGCCCGACCCGGCGTTCCCCGTCTCCGGGTCCGCGAAACAGCCGGCGAAGGTCGGGTTCCGGGGATCGCGGACGTCCACCATGTGCAGCGCGCCGCCGCAGGTCTCGCCCCCGCCGCTACCGCCCACGACGTAGGCGAAGCCCGACGCCTCGTTGATGACGATGTTGTGGGCGGAAGCGAATTCGGTGTAGTGCGCGTCCTCGTCGAAATCCACCGGCGGATTCGTCACATCCCGCAGCCGCTTGAGGTCGAAGACCTGCATCCCGTGTTCGCCCGCATTGTCCGCTACGATGAAGGTGTGGTCGGCATAAACCTTCATGTCCCGCCACAGGTTGGGCATCGCGCCCTCGGTGAGGGGGAGGTTGCCGAGATAGACAGGGTTCCCGGCGTCCGTCACGTCGATGAAGGAGGTTCCGTCGAACCGTCCCAGGATCGCGTACTCGCGGCCCGTCTGCGGATCCAGCCAGCCCCAGATGTCGCTGACCATGATCCCGCGTCCGCCCCCGACGTCGCGCGCCGGGAGGAAGGAGACGAGGTCCACCTCCGAGCAGTCGAAGCCGGCGACCGTACCGTCGTCCGAGCAGCGCATCTCGTCGCCCCGGACGGCGGCCAGGCCGAACTCGGTCTCGTGGATGGGAGCGGCCTCGCTCCACGCGCCGTCCGCGTCGCGCTCGAACACGAAGCCGATGCCCTCGAAGAACTCCGATCCGGGCGCCCCGACCACCGCGAAGCCGTCGCCTCCGGCCACCGAGTTGCCCATGAAGCCCATGAGCCCCCGGGTCTCGCCCTGCAATACGGTCTCCTCGCTCCACTCGCCGTCGTCCCCCACGCGGAGGACGTGCGCGGCGCCCGAGAAGGCGTTCGTACCCGGCGCTCCGACGACGAGTCGTCCGCCCGCCCCGGCGAGGGCATAGCCGAAGAAGGCCGCAGGCGACGGTGACGCGGCCCCGATCATCCCGGTCTGGGCCCACGCCCCGCCGTCGTCCGCCGCGAAGCGGAAGACCGCGCCCTGCGCCTGGTTGGCGAGCGGAGAGCCGAGGTATGCCTCTCCGGCAACGAGCACCGCGGACAGGCCGGCCACCATGCCGCCGGCCGGGGTCAGACGAGCGACCTCATCCCATTCCGTGCCGCCGCGGCGGAACAGGTAGCCGGTTCCTGCCTGCGGCGGCGCGGGCGGCGTGTACTGGCTGAGCGCGAACGGCCCGGGCGCGCCCACGAGCGCCAGGTCGCCCTCCACGCTGACGGCGGCCCCGAAACGGGCGTCAGCCGGCGCGTCGGACCCGGTGAGTTCGACGGACGTCAGGCCCATATCGGACTGGACGTAGGCGAACACCGAACCGCTGGCGCCGCGCCCCGGCGCGCCGATGACGCCGAACTGCGCGCCGGCCCCCACGGCAACGGAGGAACCGAAGGCATCACCGGGCATCGCGTCCGGGGCCTCCAGCCGCTCCCAGAAGCTCCACATCTGGCCCTCGCGGACGAAGACGTACGCCGCCCCCCGGCTCTCGTTCTCCTTCGGAGCGCCCACCACGAGGACGTCGCCTTCGACGGCGAGCGCCTCCCCGAAACCGTCTCCGTACACTCCGCTCGGCGCCGGTATCGCGGCGGCCTCCACCCAGCCGTCCGCACCGCGCCGGAATATGTGCACGCTGCCGGGTTCGGATCCCGGCATTGGGAACGCCGCGAACTCGCCCGGCCGCGAGACGAAGATCTCGTCGCCGGAAACGGCCGCCGCCGCTCCGAAGCCAATGATCGGGGCCTCGGCGGCGCGGTTCAGGTTGCCGGCATGCGTCTGTGCCGCCGCCGGCGCCGCCACCGCAGAAACGAAGGAAACGAAGGAAACGAGGGACACGAGGAGAGCGAGGTCACGTGGTCGCATGGTAACTGACTCCAGGGGTCTCAAAGGGTCGAACGGCGGAACGTATCCCCGTCGCCCGGGCTAGCGGAAGCGGATGCCGATGCCGAACTGGGCCTGCCATTGGGAGGCGCCGATCTGCGGCAGGTAGGGCACCGAAGCGCGCACGCCACCCGTGTCGCTCGTCTGAAGCGGCCCGGCATAGCGGGCGCGGAGCGGGTCGTCCGGCTCCGGCACCATGTTCTGAAGGTCGAAGTCGTCTTCGATCCGGTCTTCGACGGTCAGCAACTGCACGACGGGGTTCACGGTCTGGAC is a genomic window of Candidatus Palauibacter soopunensis containing:
- a CDS encoding MFS transporter; protein product: MRRGLVLVALIAAGEGVFLLPFVLARVFRPTLLDAFGITNLQLGTAFSLYGVVAMVAYFAGGPLADRFSARRLMALALLTTGLGGIVLADFPPPQTMNLLWAFWGMTTVLLFWAAMIRAAREWGGQSAQGRAYGFLDGGRGLLAALVATLSVAVFAWLLPGEASAATPEERAAAFRGVIRVFTGITLGSAVFVWLVVPDSTPGSGVGDQPKLSLEGVRAACRMPVVWLQAVIIICAYTGYKATDDFSLLSRDTLGFDDVQASGIGTLAFWIRAAAAIAAGFLGDRIDASRVIVWGFVILIGGCLLIASGVLVPGPAWMLIATIVTASVGIYALRGVYFALLAEGHVPLAYTGSAAGLVSVLGFTPDVFMGPLMGVLLDNSPGLPGHQHVFAAVAGFGAIGLLAALAFRRVTRAST
- a CDS encoding type II toxin-antitoxin system Phd/YefM family antitoxin produces the protein MQTINASDFKARCLAILDRVSETGERLVILKRGRPVAELWPPSRARAEHPQMELKGTVTVVGDIVEPAVPEDHWESLGHDGAA
- a CDS encoding type II toxin-antitoxin system VapC family toxin is translated as MTALLDTHVLIWWLNDSSRLSRRQRRVVRSAHAESPLLVSDISLWEVAMLHDLGRIQLAIPLREWLEKAVAPPLVRRQGISPAIAAELSALPASFHRDPADRILVATARVLGATLLTHDRRIVDADLVETVS
- a CDS encoding choice-of-anchor B family protein, with product MRPRDLALLVSLVSFVSFVSAVAAPAAAQTHAGNLNRAAEAPIIGFGAAAAVSGDEIFVSRPGEFAAFPMPGSEPGSVHIFRRGADGWVEAAAIPAPSGVYGDGFGEALAVEGDVLVVGAPKENESRGAAYVFVREGQMWSFWERLEAPDAMPGDAFGSSVAVGAGAQFGVIGAPGRGASGSVFAYVQSDMGLTSVELTGSDAPADARFGAAVSVEGDLALVGAPGPFALSQYTPPAPPQAGTGYLFRRGGTEWDEVARLTPAGGMVAGLSAVLVAGEAYLGSPLANQAQGAVFRFAADDGGAWAQTGMIGAASPSPAAFFGYALAGAGGRLVVGAPGTNAFSGAAHVLRVGDDGEWSEETVLQGETRGLMGFMGNSVAGGDGFAVVGAPGSEFFEGIGFVFERDADGAWSEAAPIHETEFGLAAVRGDEMRCSDDGTVAGFDCSEVDLVSFLPARDVGGGRGIMVSDIWGWLDPQTGREYAILGRFDGTSFIDVTDAGNPVYLGNLPLTEGAMPNLWRDMKVYADHTFIVADNAGEHGMQVFDLKRLRDVTNPPVDFDEDAHYTEFASAHNIVINEASGFAYVVGGSGGGETCGGALHMVDVRDPRNPTFAGCFADPETGNAGSGGYTHDAQCVIYEGPDEDHAGKEVCFNASATKLGIGDVTDKDNPTPISNAAYPNVAYSHQGWLSEDQRYFYLNDELDELSGGTAGTRTLVWDVADLDDPVLVREFVQDNAASDHNLYIRGDLMYQSNYVSGLRIFDISDPENPVPAGFFDTVPGSPDAPGFAGSWSNYPFFPSGNIIVSSMREGLFVLRKRETALVP